TGCAAGGAAGTAATTACTGTCATAAAATTATGTCATCACTGCTGAGGTTGTTTGTGGTAGTTACTGAATTTTCTCTTACATGATCCATGTGACtgttgttagctttagcattagcgaAATCTAACAGTTACGTTTACAGTTACTAATACGTGTCTGAACAGAAACGTGTTGCTCCCTAACGGTCTCTCTCCAGATAGAAATCTCCATCTATGAAGACCGAGGCTCCAGTGGTTCCAGCTcaggcagcagctctgtgtcCGGCAGCACTGCCCGATGACCAGATGCTTCCCCGTGCCCCGACGCTTCCCCCGCACGCCGACACGATGCTTACATCCACACAACGCTCACACAAAGGATTTACCAGCTTGTTTCTCGCACATGGAAACTTTGGAAACATGCACTTTATCAGTTTGTTTCCAAGAACTGTGCAGACACTGGTTTAGTGATCTTAGAGAGCAATATCTCAGAAAATCATACAGCTAGACATGCTTTGTGTGATTGTACCATTCCTCTCCTctgtaaaagaagaaaaacaagcaaaagaaaGCGCTCGGATAGAAGAGAACACAGACCTCATTAAACTTCATACCTCAGCCAGCATAACTCACCTCACAGTCCAGAGTTCTAACTCACTTTATCATCCAGACCACAGTTAGAACAGTTTGCCAAGAACCGTGGACCAATCAGAAGACTGAAGTAATTAAATATTAACTGTGTAGACAGTAGCTTTTTAATCCTATATCTACTTTCCTACATTTAGCAAATATCAGAAGGATATATAATAGTTCAAGGAAGGCAGTATAGAAGTTTATTGACCCAGAGCCAAGATCAATCCTGCAAAAGCAGCTCCTCTCCCTGCGCTTTGCTTTAAATCTCCTTCCCTGGTGCATGAATGTCCGCCAATCCATTCATGTAAATAATGTAGCAGATCGACCATCTTTCACACATGAAGCCTGTATTTCGTTTgtaagagacacacacacacacacatatacacacacgcacacatgcacaaatcGAAACTTTAACCTCTTGGTTTCCCTGAGCGAGACCAACTCTTCCTAAATTTAGATTATGCAAATCTTGCCACTGCATTAAATGCAGCAGCGAGCAGAAGAAGGATGGGTCAAAACGTCTTCCTGAATCTTACATGTAGTGTTACACTAACCCTTCCTTTGGTTTATTAGCAAACTTCCAAAGAACCAGAACTGCCAAAAACCTGGCTCACAAATGTGaatgtgtcttttgttttggtgaCATTTTGTGCAAAAACTAATTTTCGTAATGCTTCTTGTTTGATACACATTGCAACGAAGTAAATATGACTGGTGTCAAATAAACTGTTTCATCGCACCGACACAGAGCTCGTTATTCTTTCATCTGTTCTTTGGAAAATATGCGGAAAGCATGCTTCTAATATCCACCTGGCACAGAGCCAGATGTCCTCAAACGTCTCCTCTTTCAAAGAGCAAAGGTCAAAGGTTTTGAATTCTCTATGGCTCAATTTCTCACGTATCATGCAGCTGTTGCTGTCACTTTTCATGTGTACCAGTATAACATGATGAAACTCACTTGAGGGAATTGACTGCAGGGACCCAATATGGCTGcagaaatttcaaagaaaactgatttgtaaaaacaaactCCTTAAGAGTCATGAACTGACACcggagctgagatatcggtgatgctgctgtgaaagaTAACAAACTAGCAATGGcctgaaagccatgctgtcattgtgagtttgtaaaaacaagcaTAGTGCAACAGTTATGAGAGaagtttttcaaaatttcacagtatattttaacagaatatttcattaaaatcgCATTCAATGTTGAAATTATTGTAATTTCCTGAAgtagttgtttgttttttttgaaaatatagacattttcttcacttctACTCTGAACCACTATTTAACCGGCCCACTCAACTTGAGTTTGCCCCTaaacaaaaaagtgtttgaCTCCTCTGCTCTAGTCTAAAGTTGATTGTTCATATAGACCTGAAAGTGAGAGCAGCCATTTTTTTAACTGCACTGACTGACCTTCATCTGGCACAGTGGTCTATCTggaaaaggtcaaaggtcaagatGTAAAGAATGCATGTGATTCCCTGGCTTTGTGTGATTTGGATCAGACTCTGCACTGGGATTCAGGGAGACGTGCTGGACACGGAGAAGATGGACGCCAGCGAGGCGTCTGCATTGGCGGAGATGGGTCAGATGGCTCAGGGAGCAGCAGCGGAGGCCGACCTCCTCAACATACAGCTCAGTGAGGAGGGAAAGCAGGGACTGAGACCAGcttggaggaggtggtgggcgacgctccatccatccaaagACGATGGTGAGAAAAAAGACCACAGCAAAGCCAAAGATGAAGCCCCCCcagtgaaggagaagaaaaagaaacgtcTCGGCCCAAAGAAAGAACCAACAGGAGCCTTCATGGCCAGCTGCTTCACTGGCTTGGAAATACATCAGACTAAGATGCCAGTCAGCAGTCTTCAGACGTAAATTAAAAATCCACTTATAGACACACATAAACCCTTCATTAACGGTTTTCAATGTTTCACAGAACTGTCGGGTCAGAAACTTCTACAACCTCTGCTTCTTGGCTTGTTTTGTTGCCTTTGAGGTCAGCTTCATTTCCTCTTCTATAAAGTACGTTAGCAGCCAAACCGTTATGATGTGATTTTATTCATATAATGTTGATTATAACAAAGCCATCACATGCAATctacataaaaaagaaaagacagagagagaaaataaagctgCAACAGtataatgtttttaaaaaaggtgttttCACCTGGAAAAGACTGATTTCTTTCCATTCAGACTAATTGGAGTAAAAGAATAAGTGAGAATAAACAAACATGCAAGAGGTAGTGATCACAAGCTTCCATTCGACAGtcaaacaggctgcaggagaaACACAAAGTTAGTCCAATGCAAGTGCCGTATAGTTTATGAATACATGAGTTCAGAGCGACAAGAAACTCTTAAGGTCTCCACGTACCTTAACCTATGGATCGGTTATATCAAGAAGTTATTCAGGCACACTGGTATTAGTGGATTAACATAGTCCACTGCGGAAGTAACAAATGCAGGAGTTCATTTGGTGGCGTCACTGTGAGCCAAcgtgttcctgattttagagacATAGCTTTGCAGACTTGTTTAAAATGGGAGTCAAAGAATAAGTCCCGGTCAAAAACAAAGCACTTTTTTCATGGTAGTGTGGCGGATCAAAGTAGTAATATCCAGTCTGACTTTGCGTTTGGATCAATTGTCTCAAGAGGTTTGTACCAGAGAGAGTAACTTCTTTTTTATGAGTTCAGAAACACTACATTGCAGCTCATCCAGGTAAGCTTGTAATTTCACAAGTTgatcaaatttaaattttttggCGCACTATGGATGTCACCGCACGCGCCCAATTACTACGTCAACTTATCGGCTGTGAAATTTTCATATCTGCCGATACCGATATTGTGCTGAtaatatcgtgcatccctagtATTTATGCATGTTCATTTTTCATTGCCGCGTGCAAAGTATTTACAAACAGtacattttgatttaatttttgcTTGTATTGCACAAAATTCTCTCTCCACGTGTGCGTGCCAGCAGGCCTCGGCAACAACCCcagtttttcattctttctttccaGCATGCATACAGAGTCCAGTCTGAGAAATGTCCCGACACCTTCCTGTGATAAACAGAGGCACCGCTGCTGCCTGCCAAGCAGGACGCTCGCTCGCACCGCGGCTTGTTCTCACCTCAGGTCTGCCAGCACGGGCAGCACCGTGACGCACGTCAGGAAGAGCATCCTGAAGCTGGAGGCTTCGCTCGGGGATGCAGCAGAGCGGAGACCGTAAAAAATGGATCCAGCGCTGCAGGGACATGGGAGTGGAGAACAACAGAAGAATGGTGGAAgaagacacaaagaaacacacaagatTCAGACACAGCATTATGAAGAGAGTTTAAGCATGAGCACaggaaatgaagaagaagaaagcagcaCAGTATCTTCCTCAAAACCGTAGtggtcatttatttttattaaaagggTGACAGTATGGTAGAACAAGTGTTGTTCCGTTTTCTAACTTATACTAAATAAAAAGTGCTGTCATtatgaacaacttcatgaaaaACTAGCATTAGTTGCTACATTGTTCACTTTTGACTCAGTTTACCATAATAAACAATGGAATTCAGCACAAACAAAtttgtaaaatgtttaaaaattcaGTTAAATAATAAACTTGCATgcccaaaaaaaatgcaggtaTAAAGATTCTAGTATTAATCAAAATTCAattcatgatttaaaaagtATTACATGGTGTAAACCGCATTGCGAATGGAAAGTAATCAAAATATTAAAGTGGAGTACTGGGAGTATTTCTAATACATTCCACAAAAATGAACCCGATTCTTATTCCATCACATTTGATCTGAGAACATACtggtcatctttttttttttgttttaggtAACAACAAGCAGAAGAGATCAGACAAGCTCTTACATATAGTTCGATTATTCCCGAAATGTCCAGTCACACACAACTTTCCACGTTTCATCCTCACCCACACAACCTGCTGCTTGCTTCACTCATTTCGCGCAGagtttgttttattcttatttgtGCTGTTGTGTCAACAAATTTCAGAGCAAACCGAAGACACACAGGTTGTGTGTGAATACTTGGTGTTTCggaagcaggaaaaacagtttctcctcctggagaccaGTGCATTGATGTAAGCCTTAAACGAATCATAATTCCACTCCATCAGCAGACTGATGACAAGAAGTTTATTCAAAgcgggaaaaaggaaaaaagtttgtGAAAAGTAACAAATAGATAAACCTACTCATggagtaaagaaaaaacaaggccCCTTTCTTCAAGCACAGACCAAATGAAATGTAAAGACATGTTCTCTGTAACAGCTGACTCTGTACTGCATGTCATGCGATTATCCTCAAAGACCTGCAGAAACAtgacacaataaataaaaaaaaagagaaatcaatcataaaataaatatattttaaaactgaTAATGACCTAACAAAGTCACTCCTTACCTGCACAGCGGCCGTCCCTCACAGTAAAGCCAGTTCCACACTGTGAACACAGTCGGGTTGATTAGACATGACAGgtggaaaaagtagaaaatattgaaaaatggaGTGAAATTTGTGTTGTTGTGAGTTCATGAGTCTCCTCACAGAGAGCGACCGCGGTCATACACACATTCATAACTCGTCGGGCGGATCCACACTGTGTACCTGCGTGTCATTGGAAAGCACAGACACCTCTCCCTCGGCGGGGTACGGCACCTCCACCACCGAGTTCATCTCCTCCGGCCGCAGCGgccgggtggaggtggagccgTCCGGCCAGGACACCTGCAGCACCTTCACCTCGTCGCTTCCTGTCAAATCAGCCACAGTCACACAACAGGCTTGTTTTCATGTGCAGTGTGGTAAATattgttataaaaaaaactgtataaaaTGAGAAAACGTTACATCAACGTGTGTTACAgtttcaaatgttgctgtgagcTAAAAAATACTGCTTTTCTTTCAATTTCGAtcttttctaatttttttttttctgataaaacGAAGCGCATTCCGGGACTGACCTAAACCAAAGTGTGCGACAGGCTCCATCTCACACAGGTACCCGGACCCTCCGTCGATGATGCGCGTGAGCGCCCCGCTCTGACCGGTGAAGGCTGTGACCTTCGCACCGCGGGCGAAGGAGCCGAACTGGGTGCGAGGAATCACTCGCAGGAAGTTATTGGAGGAGCCCTGACGAGAGACAGCAATGGTCAGCTTATGAGTAGTTAAGACAACACAGTAAcgcacactcacaaacacacacgcgcagtatctgtgtgtacctgtgtgacCTTGAAGACTGAGATGGGCTGCCGGAGGCTCTCCCCGtgcgccagcagcagctccagccgtCCGTCTCCGTCCAGGTCTGTGACTGTGCCGcctggtggaaacacacaaagCGGTCATCCATCTCTGAACATCAAACACAAGCAGCCGAGGTAACACACATCCCTGCACGGAACAGACAAGCTCCGTAACCGCAACTCGTCTCACGAGAGAACAAAACATCTCCACTTCACCTGGACCTCACATCTGCCCTGATGCTGCAGATCGatgaaaacatgcacattttacaatgttttcatgtctgatGGTGATAAATTATCTCTATTTTCATCTAAATACAACATTCACAAACATTTTATCGAAACATATTTCTGTGCACGACTTTtattcaaaacataaaaaaaacaagactgccAATactgtcaggtttttttttaaatcaaatgacaTACTCTTGTCTAAACATTACATATATTGTTTATTGCTTTACATTAGTTCAACATATTCTAGGTCTTTCAAAGATCAATAAAAAGAAGCCATCATACTGGTCAACAAACCCATAATTCAATATTCTAAACTAATACTGAGCGATAATGATCGATATTCCTCTTCCTTTTACAGCACTGAAGTCTGAAGAGCTTCAGGAATCATTCCCATTACTCTCATCATTATAAATGCTTCAGTGCTCATCTCCTAATACCACAATGGAAACAAAACCATGAAAGTAGTTCACCTTCCATCATTCTAATACTAATCTTCTGAGcgtggtgacctctgacctgttcCCCGGCCTTGTGGCTCTTTAGCATCTCCCACGTTGAGCTCCTGGATCAGAGGATCCGCACCGACTCTCCTGGACACCCTGAGAACACGCAGCAGCATCCataaacagctgaaacaacGATCCTGCTGTCAACATGTGACACTCCTTGGCTGCTGGATCTGTTACCTGAACACCCTGTTGGGCACCTGTTCTCTGTAGGCGATGTTGTTGAAGAACACCTCCAGCTCCTTGTCGTTGTCAAAGTCAGCGGCGATGACGGTCCGGATCGGCGACGGCGCCGCAAATCCTCCTGTTGCAATATTCTGTACAGAGCAACGCGTTAAAGTCAGAATCCTGCTCGCTTCCTTCTCTCTGTGCTCCAGTTTCTTGTTCTCACCCTGAATTTAGAGTCACCGGTCTGCAGGTAAAGCCTGTGCGGGCCGTTCCAGTTCCCGTACACAATGTCCGTCTTCCCATCGCCATTAAAGTCAGCAAGCGCCACTCCTCTGCCGTGCTGGTACGAGTCCTCCACACCTTGGAAAGTGACGACAGCTTCAGTTCATTCTGTTCATCTCCAGTTACTTCCTTAAATCTACCAGGCTGTCATCTTTGCATAATGTGCTGACAATTAGCCGACAAATAACAATCTTGCATAATTAAAGGCAGGACATTATGAAACGCGGccttatgaaacatttttaaaaagaggcGTAACTCTTCATGCAGTGaattcaagaaaacaaaaagacactcTAAGTGCACACCTCTGTAACAGCAAGAtagaaatattttcattcaGCGATCATTTTTGTACAAAACGCAATTTGATGCatctctgaaaaaaaagaagatttctTGTTGATAATCTTCAGTagtttgttcagtgttttacagTGACCACGTCTCATGTCACAAAATGATTTCATGACAAAGCTTTTCCCACAAATATATATGAAAATACGAATTTTGCAACAGAAAAACTTAAATTAtaatcaaacaaacaagaacCAAATTTTAGATGTCACATTAAAAGACTTTAACCTCATAAATAGTTTTACTACTTTGTCACTGGTTAGAAATAAGatgaaaaacagtaaatattttcagtttttagcctcttttctgttgtttacaacaaaaaaaacccttttctaAAGCCTGACACCTTGAGCGCAGCCAGACATTGATGAGTTCTGTTTCATCATGGCCAGTAGTGTCGAGCTTAGCAAGAATATTCCCAGTTCAGTTTGTGCTTGCTGGAatatctgtgtggagtttgcatgttctcactgtgcgtCCCAATGTGTCTGACTTCCTGTGTTTGCTGTCGACCCGTCCAGGCTGTAACGGCTGGGTGTTTCCTTCTCACCTGCCTGTCTGGCCACGTCGACAAACGTCCCGTCTCCGTTGCCGCTGTTCTTGAAGAGGAAGTTGGGGCCGTGCTCGTTGTCGCAGAACACGTCGGACCTGGACTCGCTCAGGATGGGTCCGACCACCACACCGCGGCCGCCTGCAGGACAAGCCCAGAGTGAGCGCCTCTGCTGCTCCCCCCTTCAAGCCTCCCAGCGTGACCCCTCACCCGTTAATCTGTTGACCCCGGCTTCCGCGGCAACGTTGGACAGCGCGACGACGCCCTCGGCCAGGTTGCTGGCGGCCTCGTCCATTTCCAGGAGGGCGTGGGGGCCGACATTTCCTCTGGCGTAGTTGGCCACATAGATCGAGTAGCGGCCCGTTCcctgcagaggaacagcagAAGGAACGTTGACCCACTCACAGAACGAAGAAGAACGAAACTGTGAGATTTTATAAATGACCTGGCTTCGCGAACCTTTCTGTCGACACATGCGACCGAACGTCCCGCCATTTGATTTGCTACACCACGATCCACATTTAGCTTGTCACTCAGCAGGTCCTCAAAGCGGCCGTTACGCCACTTGAACAGCTTGTCTGAATACGTTGCAGTtcctgtgaaaataaataaacactttttttaatgacagacACATCAATCTCGCTGTGGATGATATCAGTACTGCTTCTATTTTTGGTGGGGAAAGGTTTTGGGAGCAGAGTTTACCGGAGTAGGCGTTGTTTGTATTGAGGAAGTAGATCTCCTCTCGGCCGTCTCCATCCACATCGCAGGCAGTGACCCCGATGGCGTTTCCTGCTACGTCCCTCAGTGCATAGTAAGGAGAGTCGGAGTCAGCGACAGCAATGTTCACCAGCCGGCCTTGAGCGCGGTCGTACTTCAGCACCAGGTTCGGTCCGTTGTACCTGTACACATATTATAAACTGGAATCATCACACGTGGTAACATGAGCCGTTTCCTCCCTCCTGTCTGTGATGAGTTCCTCCCTCACCCTGCCACCACCACATCCAGGTCCCCGTCTCCATCCACATCTGTCACCGCCATCCCGTAGTTGAGCTGTGTGGGATTGTGCACGGGGTCAGGAGGAAGCATGGTCTGTGTCACAACCTGAAACAGGGGCGCAGGGCTCTGGGCGCGGGACGGGGGCCAGAGTGAGAGCAGGGAGAGCAACAGACCTGAAGCCCACATGGCTGCAAACCTGATGAGACACACAGCAAGAGCAGCTCATAAGCCCTGGCTCAAGATGTGGAacacaaaactgtaaaacacacagaaacaaaaact
The nucleotide sequence above comes from Salarias fasciatus chromosome 6, fSalaFa1.1, whole genome shotgun sequence. Encoded proteins:
- the LOC115390852 gene encoding cartilage acidic protein 1-like; the encoded protein is MWASGLLLSLLSLWPPSRAQSPAPLFQVVTQTMLPPDPVHNPTQLNYGMAVTDVDGDGDLDVVVAGYNGPNLVLKYDRAQGRLVNIAVADSDSPYYALRDVAGNAIGVTACDVDGDGREEIYFLNTNNAYSGTATYSDKLFKWRNGRFEDLLSDKLNVDRGVANQMAGRSVACVDRKGTGRYSIYVANYARGNVGPHALLEMDEAASNLAEGVVALSNVAAEAGVNRLTGGRGVVVGPILSESRSDVFCDNEHGPNFLFKNSGNGDGTFVDVARQAGVEDSYQHGRGVALADFNGDGKTDIVYGNWNGPHRLYLQTGDSKFRNIATGGFAAPSPIRTVIAADFDNDKELEVFFNNIAYREQVPNRVFRVSRRVGADPLIQELNVGDAKEPQGRGTGGTVTDLDGDGRLELLLAHGESLRQPISVFKVTQGSSNNFLRVIPRTQFGSFARGAKVTAFTGQSGALTRIIDGGSGYLCEMEPVAHFGLGSDEVKVLQVSWPDGSTSTRPLRPEEMNSVVEVPYPAEGEVSVLSNDTQCGTGFTVRDGRCAGL